TGCCGTCGTAGTGCACCGAGCTGACCGCGTAGGCGAGGCTCATCCGGTCGCGCAGCGTGAGGAAGAGGCGCCCCCCCTGGCCGGCGAGCACGTTGTTGAGCACCGCCATGGCGTAGCGGTCGCGGCCCTTGACCGTCGTCCCCTGGAACCCCACGACTATGTGAGCCTGCTCCTTCTCCTTCTTTGTGATTACCGTCTCGCGAGGCTCGTCCGGGACCTCGTCCGGCCTGATCCCGGGCGCCGGCCCCCCGCGGCGCGGGAGATCCGCGAGGTGATGCTCGACCAGCTCCTCCACCTCCCTGGCGCTCACGTCGCCGGCCACCGTAATGACGAGTTCCTCCGCGCAGACCGTCTGGCGATGGAAGCGTTTGAGCTTTTCGCTCGTGAGGCCGCGCACCGCCTGGATGCTGCCGAGCTGCCTGAGACCGTAGGGGTGTTTCGGGAAGAGCGCCTTGGCGAACTCTATGAACGCGAGCGATGTGAGCGAATCCTCCTGGTCCTTTATGGCTTTGAGCAGCACGCGCTTCTCCCTCGCCACCTCAGAGGGCGAGAAGGCCGGATGCATCAGGACCTCGGAGAACAGCGAGAACCCGTCGTGCAGGAACTCGGAGAGGAACTCGCAGCGGACTCCGGTGCTGTTGCGGCCGCTGAATCCGTCGATGTTGCCTGCGATGCGCTCGATCTCCTTGGCGATCTCCACGGCGGAGCGCCCTGACGTCCCCTTGGTCATGGACCTGGACATGAGGGTCGAGAGCCCGTTTGTGGCGCGCGTCTCGTATCGGACCCCGCCCATCGCGGCCGCGCAGAGCGCCACCACGGGCACGCTGTGGTTCTCCAGTATCTGGAGCCTCGCGCCGTTCTTCAGCCTCTGCCTGCGCACGCCCTCTCTGCCGACGCGCGGCGCCCGCCTCGTGCCGCCGGCCTTTCCCTCCGCTGCGCGGCGTATCTCGTCAGGCCGCGCAGCGAACCTCGACCCGTTGGGCACGATCAGGGAAATCGTGCAGTTGGCAGGATTGAGATACCTCTCGGCCGCTTCTCTGGCCGAGGCGGCGCTGACCCCGGAGAGCATCTGGTAGTAGCGCTCCTCGAAGCGGTGGTCGTCAGCGGTGGCCAGGAAAGATGCGATCTTGCCCGCCTGGCCGCCGACGGTCTCCTTCTCGTAGATCTCGTTGGAGCGGATGTTGAGCTTGGCCCGCGCCAGTTCCCCCGATGTCACCGGCTCCGACATGATCTTTTGTACCTCGCCGCAGATCGCGCCGAGGGCCCTTGGGACGTCCCGGTCGCCCAGCATGGCGCCTATCACCCAGAGCCCCGGGTGCCTGGGGGTGAAGGCGAACGAGTAGATGTTGTGAACGAGCTTTTGCTTCTCCTTTATCTCCTGCTCGAGCCTCGAGGAGTCGGTGCCGCCCATGATGTGCGAGAGCACGTCCATGGCAGGGGTGTCCTCGTGCGTCAGCTGAGGCACGTTGAAGCCGAGCGAGAGGTAGGCGCTCTGCACGTTCATCTCGTGGATAGCCACGCCCGGAGTCGTATGCGCCGGCTCCGAAGGCAGCGCGAGCGCCGGGGGCATGCCCCCCTCGAACCCGTCGAAACTCCGCTCGATCTCGCGGAGCATCCGCGCGGAGTCGAAGTCGCCGACCGCGATGAAGGCGATGTTGCGCGGGGTGTACCAGCGCCTGTGGAAGTCCAGAAGCTGCTCGTGCGTGAACGACTTCACGGTTTCGGGGAAGCCGATGATGGGCCTGCCGTAGGGGTGCGTCTTGAAGGATGCGTTGAAGAGGTGCTCGGTGACCATCCTGCCCGGGTTGTCGTGCTCGCGGCGGATCTCCTCGAGTATCACCTCCGCCTCGCGCGCGAGCTCGCCCGCGTCGAAGAGGGGGTTTCTCACCGCGTCGGCGAGTATCTCCAGCCCCTTGTCCTTGAACTGCGTCGCCATGTTGATGTAGAAGACGGTCTGGTCGAGCGAGGTGTAGGCGTTGATGTCGCCGCCGGCCGCCTCCACGTCGCGCGCGATCGTGCCCGTGGGCCTCGTGGGAGTGCCCTTGAAGAGCATGTGCTCGATGACGTGGCAGATCCCCGCCTCGGCGTCTGTCTCGCAGGCCGAGCCCACCTTTACCAGCGCCTGGAAGGAGACCACCTTCGCCGCGTGGTTCTCCTCGAGCAGCACCTGCATGCCGTTTTTCAGGGTGTGGGTGGTGATCGCCATGTCAGCCCCTCGCAATAGGTGTCGAATACTGTTGAAATTCCAAAGGGTTTTGCTACGGTGCCCCTGAGTCTTGTAACCAATGAGGGGCTGAAAGGAAAGCGAAAATGTCGGAGGACGCCTCGGCATGCCGATGAAGAGATGGGAAAAGATGAGCGTGGCCGGACTCGAAGCGGAGGTCCGCCGCCATAACCGCCTCTACTTCGCCGATCACGCGCCCGAGATCCCCGACTCGGAGTTCGACAGGCTGGTGGAGGTCCTGCGCTCAAAGGCCCCTGACTCGCCTGCGCTCACCGAGCTCACCTCGGACGTCACCGCGACGGGCGCGAAGGTGAGCCACGAGATCCCGATGCTCTCGCTGGACAAGTGCTACGACGAGGAGTCGATCATCGACTGGGCGTCCAAATTCGAGGGCCAGGCGATAGTGAGCCCCAAGATCGACGGCGTGGCGCTCTCCATAAAGTACGGCCGCGACGGGAATCTCGTCCGGGCAGCGACGCGCGGCGACGGGACTGAGGGCGAGGACGTCACCGCCAACGTGCGCATGATAAAGTCGGTCCCCAAGCGCATCGGCGCGCTCGCGAAGAGGGGGAGGGACGGTGTCGAGGTCAGGGGTGAGGCCTACATGCCGCTCTCGGTCTTCGCGCGGTACAGGGGGGAGTTCTCCAACCCCCGCAACCTCGCGGCCGGCGCGGTGAAGCAGAAGGACCCGCGG
The Pseudomonadota bacterium DNA segment above includes these coding regions:
- a CDS encoding insulinase family protein, producing MAITTHTLKNGMQVLLEENHAAKVVSFQALVKVGSACETDAEAGICHVIEHMLFKGTPTRPTGTIARDVEAAGGDINAYTSLDQTVFYINMATQFKDKGLEILADAVRNPLFDAGELAREAEVILEEIRREHDNPGRMVTEHLFNASFKTHPYGRPIIGFPETVKSFTHEQLLDFHRRWYTPRNIAFIAVGDFDSARMLREIERSFDGFEGGMPPALALPSEPAHTTPGVAIHEMNVQSAYLSLGFNVPQLTHEDTPAMDVLSHIMGGTDSSRLEQEIKEKQKLVHNIYSFAFTPRHPGLWVIGAMLGDRDVPRALGAICGEVQKIMSEPVTSGELARAKLNIRSNEIYEKETVGGQAGKIASFLATADDHRFEERYYQMLSGVSAASAREAAERYLNPANCTISLIVPNGSRFAARPDEIRRAAEGKAGGTRRAPRVGREGVRRQRLKNGARLQILENHSVPVVALCAAAMGGVRYETRATNGLSTLMSRSMTKGTSGRSAVEIAKEIERIAGNIDGFSGRNSTGVRCEFLSEFLHDGFSLFSEVLMHPAFSPSEVAREKRVLLKAIKDQEDSLTSLAFIEFAKALFPKHPYGLRQLGSIQAVRGLTSEKLKRFHRQTVCAEELVITVAGDVSAREVEELVEHHLADLPRRGGPAPGIRPDEVPDEPRETVITKKEKEQAHIVVGFQGTTVKGRDRYAMAVLNNVLAGQGGRLFLTLRDRMSLAYAVSSVHYDGIEPGYFAVYIGTDPGKVETAKAAILDQLSAICHDKADYDELARSRQYIVGTYELDLQRNGSLASIHTFNTLYGLGPNEVERYPSHIMEVTADDVLRVAKKYIRPEAYVMAVVKPA